The window AACTTACCATCGTCCAGTCTGTGTACAAGTAAGGAACAGGGGAGGAGAAAAACtacaaaataagattaataactGTGGCAATGCCTCAAATACACCTGAAGAAGCTGTGGATATTTTTGCACTAATAATGCTGTGAAGTATGGATGCTGTCAAAATAATGTTCTTAGAAATATTTATCAATTAACTACTATTAACTTAAATCaacattttgtgtgtgtttaaagcagcttttgtaCTTGGTacacttgtgcatagtttttcaggtagctttgctgttgtcagactccttgtgcaaacaaaaatctcactggattattacaattaatggaaataggaatgtttaaaaaatgtaaactgacattttttataaataaatggcTTAAACCTATTTTGTTGGTGCAAATACTAATGgcttaagacacacacacacacacacacacacacacacacacacacacacacacacacacacacacacacacgttttatGATTTAGGACACTTAAACTTTGTGATGCAGCAACATTAATCTTTTTCAGGATTATTATGTTCTCAATGTTAAATGTGTGAGTGGCGTATTTATGGTGATATTTACCCCATTTTACTGAAACTGGTTCTTTCCGACTTCTGTGAATGACAAAACAGTCATAGGATCCTTTGTGGTTTCCGTCAATCCTCACACTGGTTCTGATCTGAAAGGTTTCATCATTATTTGGTCTGATTCCAGATGATGTTTGGTTCTTAATGATAGTTTCGTCTAATCTGATGTTCATCTCAATATCTTTGGGGTAGAAACCAGTGGCAAGACATGTCAGATTCAGCTTACTGTCATCATCAGAAACTCTCCTTGCAAAGATAGAAATATCTGGTGAAGCTAGAGCAGAAAATAATAATGCaattaacaaacaaacacaaactttctcaaccttttaaaaaaaatttttttattacacAGCTCTCTGGAATTCTTGATTCTTGATACTCTTTCATTTAATTCAAACCTAGCTGTCTTGTGTCACAGTTATCGACTGTGTTTACTGTCAAATGAAACAGAAGGACTTAAGAATTAATAGTCTGCAGATATACTGTTAAAGAGTTTATCTTGATGCTTGAATGATCGTTTGATAAACTGTAATGGATTTATGATAATAAACAGGTACGAGTTTAAAACGCTCGTTaggaaatgtttttttctttgtggattattgtattttaaaagctaataaaatatgtaaacttCAATCaatattttttgtctttaatttaaaaaatgatttagtcaaaaacacaaacacacacagtgaCAGGAGCTTATTAAAGTGAACAGATCAGAGTCAGAACTTACTCTTATTTGTGTTGTTAAATGTGGAGATATAGCCCTTGCAGACCTCAAGGTAATTGTGCAAGTTCTGATTGCGAACAAGTTGACCATCCCATTCTATTTTGATTTCTTTTGCATTTGGACTTTTATCAATCCACTTTAGAGTGTCAGAATCGAAGACCACAATATCATCTCCATTAACTCCATATTCATCAAAGACAGAGAGATTCACTTTTCCATTAGGAAACTTCGCCAGTTTACAGCCAATTATTCTCTGAAGAACAGGAAACTCTACAATCACAGAACAAATTgcgtcattccgtgtcaaatcaaccaaatacCTTCGTGGatcaaattttagattttgcttaaatatatatatatatatatatatatatatatatatatatatatatatatatacccattTTCTGAAgtaagatagacatgtatagtgatgaaagccaaaatatggAATGCCATGGAGGAATATATACtcagtaatccactattttgttgaGGGGTCTAAATGGCAGTTTTTAATTGACACTCAGAGTCAAGTTACGGGGAATAAGAATGACttaagaaagatggcagcatcataatgttatttttacacagagattggtaggtctgttgactttagcaatctctGTTGCATTCTTTGCCAATGGTGATCATTAAAAGATGGGGCAACATCACTTTAAGTTTTTTTctcaagtttgcatgcctgtcaCTCAAGATGTATTAAAAATCTTAATGACCTTTttgatattgggtcttaacaaaccttccttttagcatatttatttttatatggttcagttccagagatattggaatatTAATATGGCTCCAGGAATAAATGgttaaaatgtacatattttcaGTGGTTAAAagccaaatgtgggtcagtttgcaatATTATGataattcttttattttaaagtggaatgtctgaagaagaaataataNNNNNNNNNNNNNNNNNNNNNNNNNNNNNNNNNNNNNNNNNNNNNNNNNNNNNNNNNNNNNNNNNNNNNNNNNNNNNNNNNNNNNNNNNNNNNNNNNNNNNNNNNNNNNNNNNNNNNNNNNNNNNNNNNNNNNNNNNNNNNNNNNNNNNNNNNNNNNNNNNNNNNNNNNNNNNNNNNNNNNNNNNNNNNNNNNNNNNNNNNNNNNNNNNNNNNNNNNNNNNNNNNNNNNNNNNNNNNNNNNNNNNNNNNNNNNNNNNNNNNNNNNNNNNNNNNNNNNNNNNNNNNNNNNNNNNNNNNNNNNNNNNNNNNNNNNNNNNNNNNNNNNNNNNNNNNNNNNNNNNNNNNNNNNNNNNNNNNNNNNNNNNNNNNNNNNNNNNNNNNNNNNNNNNNNNNNNNNNNNNNNNNNNNNNNNNNNNNNNNNNNNNNNNNNNNNNNNNNNNNNNNNNNNNNNNNNNNNNNNNNNNNNNNNNNNNNNNNNNNNNNNNNNNNNNNNNNNNNNNCTATTAAATGGGTaagttatataaaacaaacaaacaaacagcaccaTGTCACCTCCGGAGTAAAgtaacttctgtttgtttgttttatatatgttttatatataaatatttgttaattgatgtcaaacttgccacacataatcagactgttcagatcggatacactagcaaacagtgggtttgtgtaaatatattgttaataaaacaactttctccaatatcctgcctgtagtgtttgttctattgtattttcattgtctggtattgactttcattttaaactgcaaatatattgcatacaattaatgcatgcttgtatgtgttctgttgatagtttatagactttctactgttatcaactgtttttcactttaattggatagtcctaaaatacatctacaaatgcttagttgagaatgcctactaatagtctgctgaatgtaaactttagattagttgacacacaacagatgcacaactaatgtttagttaactatcaacagataacaaactagtgattttgataaaaatgagatggttaagtaattattcatttgatgtatttgaggctcttaagtaaggatgatataatatgccgttgatcatatgttgacatgactgtagactatcaactgacagattaattttaataaattgataAACAATTTAGAGgatggtaacacaatctacagaaagttagctgactattagttaataacatgttgaaaaagacatactgacagtcaacatgcactttttgtaaacTCTATAGattagaaactaacatgcactttataatctacaggcagttagttgaatgtatgttgcttgtctgttgaaacaatgttgttgaatgtcaactgatgcactgttgacatgctactaaatgaatactgataactagtagagtgtcaacagacggaccatcaaaataaagtgttaccctcaaggcaacagattttactaacagacttACCAATCTCTGTGTGAAAATAACAATGATGCAGCCATCTTTCTAAaatcatttttacccccctggaATTTGACTCTGAATCACATGCGAAAACTGACATTTTGACCCCCCTATACAAAATAGTGGATAACTGTAAATATTCatcaatgacatttaatattttgactttcatcactatacatgtctatctttcttcagaaaaaatatgaacaaaatctcaaatttgagccagggaccaGAACAGTTGAGAAGCTTAAAGTGAAAAGACATATCCAGCAAGATATCCGATTTTATAACATGTCTCATAATTGATAAAGGAGAAGCATTAGGCTCACCAGAACTATTTGTGCAGTTTGACAGAATGTTTAGCTTATCTTTGTACCAGTCTCTAGACTCATATAGTTCTGGAAGAGGTTCAATGCTGTCATATTCAACCAGATCGACTCCTATCCAGTCTTCAACTTCAGTATTGTAGTGTATCATCCGTCTGTCATCAGCCACAGCCTCAGCAGTGAACTCTGGCAAATTGTATGCTTTGGAGAGGACTGTAAATCTGTAGTAAAAATGGTGTCTGTCTGaggaaaataaaacacaaacaacAAAAATACACTTATTGCGGCAAAAAGTCTTGTCATGGAAGGTGACAGAACTATACTTGAATATACCTAATTAAATCGCAGCCTTTGCAATCGCAAACCACATTTTCGATTTCCCAAAATGCCATTGTGTTCCCAAACGCTCGTGAAACTCACGGGACATACTACAGTATAAAGAGTTTACCGCATTCAGCGGCGGAAAACACCGTTCCCATCACAAGGTGCTGATGGCGTGCGAGCAAAGTGCGCGCTTCTCTTTGAAACAAGAAGAGTTGACTCATCATCAAGGGCACAAAGAGCTTTCGATTTGTTAGTTTGCAATGGATCAAAACATAACGTTGCAGAGAAGTTTATAAGAAGTTATGGGACgtttaaaaagatttttatgaAACGTTTTTAATGAACGAACCACAAGCTATAAATGAAAGAAGACTGCATTaagcatatactgtatatataacagCTTCTCAGTAAACAAATGAACTATGTGCTTACCTTGGAGCGCATCGATCAGACAAGGGTGAAACATAAGCCAAGCCCATACTACGCctgtaaagaaaatgtttttaaacGACAGCGTGAGAAACATTTTTCCGTGTTTCAGATGCGCAACTATGTGAACACGTCTCTGGTTGTGTCGTTTCTGCTGGTCATGTGCCGAAAAGtcttgttttctatttcaaaaagAAGTAGCAAACCTGATGTCATttcctgtttattttgtttattgcaAACACATCAAAATGTATGGGTTATTATGGGACAACTCAGTGGGGTAGCAAGTCAGCCCCAGGCCCATATGCAAAAAAATTGTACGTGCCCCCAATTATTATTGGCTTTAACTCGGTTAGTTTGTAGATTTTTCTTAAGTATAACATTACgtgagtattcacaagctgttttatttacggtgtaaatgcttggaaataatatttaacattttcaagtcaattcattatttgtagcatgcaagtctcagcctataaattccgtcaattttataaaatgcaaataataaatgtGGTTTTACACAGTCTTTCATTTGTAGTGAGATATCtatatctttttctttttaatatttgcagcacgAAATTAACATTCATAATTCACATTCATAAacaaaatatttgaatgcattttttaaaattaaaaaacacaatgtctcatgaaatcgatcaatcagttaaaaaaaaaaaaaaacgtcacaaCATAATAGTAACATAGCATACCTGTAAAAAAAAACCCAACAAGCctataactttgccaacattgttttatttttctcataaataagccagttaactgagttgaagcctatgtttttattgctgtttttcatgGTAAATGTgaaagcagtttttttatttatttttttacgttttaatataacatgattttattacaaGAACTCTTTCATTTTAAggtagtaatttaaagcattctatagatatatttatctgcttagtttcagttcatttttgtgaagcgctcctcctGAAGACAGAGATGGTAGAAAgtgcatgtttgttttctttagatattttacaaaagcatAACGTATTGTTAATAATATTgcgagtgcacacaaataaaagaccttttgcagttccgaatgatgtattactcttacttttatgagcaaaaatgatggcctattttaggtttccactgttattaagaaaaaaaaatgcaagtgattgcgctggtgcttccatgtcctgcaaagcacgCTTTAGCTTTCACTCTCCACACAAACGACTGAATATGTGTCGAACAGCGCACagttatctaggttaaatgtttaaatcaatgttgtgaaatgcatcaagtgttttatgtctatagcttttattttatgcaagtcaccttgatttgagaaggctaaattgaacATGCTCAACTCACTGGCCGCTTGCTTGTTACTttaaaaacaaaagcttgaatttaataaacataaaatgttccaaacatatttctcaattaacttaataaagaaactaaacgaaatctagccactttgccattaaaatCCAAATCCAAATAGTTTCTCATCAGGCTCTCCAGTATAAGAATAAATTTACTGATGCTCAGctctgaaaacaaaaacaaaaacaaggttTTATCCTGAACTGACAAATGCATTCATTTCTGATCTcttcatattttttaaaacatcattgttgttaatatatatatatatatatatatatatatatatatatatatatatatatatatatatataaacttgttTTACTTGCATTAAAGTAGAAAAAAAATTAGATGTCattttgtacatattttttttgtaatttgggAGAAATGTTGTCAGAGTTTAGAATAAAACAATGTTCCTTTTACTCAAACACATATAAACAGTGAAGCAGAGAAACAAATCATTTTGCAGTGGTCTGCAAATTTACCAGTCCACAGATCATCACactttttattagctgtttgtcttttacacatttaataaaaaaaaagcaaacctACCATACACAACAACCAGAATAAGTAAAAAAACCAAACGCATGTTTAGTTTGATCACTTatcagacacttttatccaaagtgacacaCAAATGAGGAACACAACAATTGATTGCAACAAGCTATAGGCAATAAGTAAAAAGTTCAAACAATATAATGATGATTAATGTTTCCAGCACTATCTATAATAGTAAGAGTCAAGAAGTCGCTGTCAGTTTCACTTCCTGAATAGTTGACTTTTAGTTCTGTTTATATGAATGCTTATATTGCAGTCCATAGGCATTTTGAACatcatgcaatgtttttttttatattttcttctttttttttaaatccagatAAACACCACTATAAAATGAGACTGTCACttgtaaaataattaatgtaattttaCAATAAAACAACATTAAATGTAGCATTTTTGGAAGAAATAAAGAATAAATGATCTTATAATTTACATTGAAAAGCTGTAAACTGACAAATTGGAtggttttacattttattatggtTTCTTCTTAGTTTGTACATTACATACATTACAGTTTTATATTACATCTTATGTTGTTTATTGCATCATTTTAGTGTTTTGTATTTGTATGACACTGTGCATCTTCTATATCTCAGGCTGCTGGTGCTAAACTTGTGTTTTCTTATTACCAGTGTTATTATGGTGGATGTCAGTAAAAAGTACCAAATGATAGCAGCATGCTTTgttatttcaacaacaacaaaaatggcTATTGGAATTATCAGTTTAAATTGTGTAATTTTAAAGTAGTTCGGTCTGAAGCACATTAAACTTCTGATGTTTCACTCCAATAATTTGCCATTTCCTAATTTACCATATCCATTTGCCTGAAACAAAAACAGAAACTAATACTGTTACAGATATAACAAATGTGATTCTTTATTCTTTGAAATGTTCCAAGAAACtatcaaactaaaaaaaaataaaaaaaaatcatattttaagcAGTCATATTTCAGCTGAGAGGCAACCCATAAACAGACATTACAAACAGTtcaatgcttaaaaaaaaaaaaaaaaaaaactagtcatAGAATACTTAttcttttcaaaataaaagaaaacagtttCTAATTGGTGCTCATAAACCAGTGGTCCTCAACTTTGTGTGAATATATTTGAAGCACTTTTTAATGCACAGAAACTAAGAGTggcaataaaataattaattctaTTCCATAATTAATCCAGGTTCAAAAACTGAATGTTCTTTAAAGCTTACACTTTTAATTACCAATGATTTATTTGTGATTATGGAGATTTTCTTTCAAATTGCAGTTTTTACCATAAATGATTTTAGACCTAGATCAATTATAATTAAGAGTTTTCCACGATTATTCTAGATCTAGAAATCACATTTTTTACAATGTTATCATTTATTTCTCGCATATTTATCGACTGGTGTCTGCAGGGTTTACTGTATGATGTTTTGGCCTGAATTGTGATTCTCAGCACAAAGAAAGACAATATATGCAATGTGATGATTATAAATTTTTCCATTACAATAATATGCTCCTCTGACACCTCTTTCTGAGCTGGAAAAGATATATCCTGTTTTGTATTAAATTCATTACATCTCAAAATAATGTAAGTGTGTGTAAAGCCTGTTAACTGTCAGCCCCATAGACCTCAAAATGACATTTCCAACTTAAATTGTTATAAATCTAGAATGCTTTGGAGCACAGACTTACATTTGAAGACACTTGGCAGATTATTGTagaagtgaaaaaaaaacaacttataAAAATGACATTACAAAAAGTTTGTTtatgaaaacaattttttaaatgtcttatgaaatatatattttacaaaatttgtGGAACTCTAAAACTGCTAGAAATTCAAagccaaaaaatctaaacaagttcCAAACTTAAGGTTGCGATGCCGGTGCGATGTGAAACtccatttttgctcataaaggtaagagtaatatatcatccggaactgtaaagaaataattcaaataattcaaatcgaaaacaaaactctttcattagctataggtctaatccataaagatgcatttaggcattaaaggaGCGTCCAAtgagcagatggcgagtcaggatTGTCAACTTCATATTTGCgacaaatactagtttattaataaataattcgaatatctccttacttttcccccagacacattcatggtaattatttttgctggggctttgccgCCAGCTTTAGCCTATTTTCATGAGTCAGACATATTAGACATAAATTTGCTGTGTGTTTTCGTAGGACTCTGCAAACCAGCAGCGTGCCGCCAAACTGTAGCTCAGGTTGCGTCGAGGGGAAacgaaaacatttttttgtttcgtCACAGTGAACAAAGGCACAAACATGAACCATGACTGAAACAGCAAGCCAGCTATAACGTAAACTATTGACACAAGTGCTACTGTCCCATGCATAAATACTGCAAAAGCTCATGCAAAGCATGGTGCGGAGATTGGATTAGAGGAGTCCTTtgtcatgtataatgttacagtgCTCATTAATAATGCTTAAAAGGGGGCGTCAACCCGATGACGTAAATTGGTATTGTACAAGCCACGCAGCCAATGAGTGCTAAAAAAAACCTGCATCTACGTCATGGGCCTCAAACATAACTTTTAAAACGGGATGCACGAAATGGTCACAAAAAGCGCAAAAATGACCAGTTTCCACTTTGAAACATATTTCGTGACAGCTATTACTGTTTTAAGCAATGTACAACATGTATATATCTGTTAATATCt of the Garra rufa chromosome 17, GarRuf1.0, whole genome shotgun sequence genome contains:
- the LOC141289428 gene encoding zinc-alpha-2-glycoprotein-like, which gives rise to MGLAYVSPLSDRCAPREARTLLARHQHLVMGTVFSAAECDRHHFYYRFTVLSKAYNLPEFTAEAVADDRRMIHYNTEVEDWIGVDLVEYDSIEPLPELYESRDWYKDKLNILSNCTNSSEFPVLQRIIGCKLAKFPNGKVNLSVFDEYGVNGDDIVVFDSDTLKWIDKSPNAKEIKIEWDGQLVRNQNLHNYLEVCKGYISTFNNTNKTSPDISIFARRVSDDDSKLNLTCLATGFYPKDIEMNIRLDETIIKNQTSSGIRPNNDETFQIRTSVRIDGNHKGSYDCFVIHRSRKEPVSVKWESLLAPGRNGPHYGAVSQQKPMSGAACFDASDEELTVDGSIDQTGVHSTLRRSLRIGKHPWCDDCLKPYRITPIHWLMARSSTSRNT